In a single window of the Litorilituus sediminis genome:
- a CDS encoding efflux RND transporter periplasmic adaptor subunit: MARKKQIIIPIVILSVGVAAMIGFSSMRKPPEEKPKVDNTPIVAVENISVAPMTLEVSSYGIVKPKYETQLVAQVSGQIVELSDVFVRGGFVKKGELLARIDPSDYQAALIDAQATMATARAALETEVAQGKVAEREWKQITDSSPTELSLRKPQLAQELARVKAAQAAILRAERNLERTEIKAPYDAMIDSRDIGLGSFVTTGTRIGHVLGTAVAEVRLPVADNQLQFLVNKGEQANVHLNGVFAGKATQWQAQIARSEGVVDNKSRMSYLVAEINDPYRLQASNSDIAPIRFGSYVNAEIVGTQVARASVIPRYLVVDGKVALLDAESKLHYAPIDVIRQQGSNVIVANGLADGDQLIISALDYPIDGMKLALAGEETQQESSEEQSSETQVANNDSGE; the protein is encoded by the coding sequence GTGGCTCGAAAAAAACAAATAATTATACCTATTGTCATTTTAAGCGTCGGTGTTGCCGCCATGATTGGTTTCTCTAGTATGAGAAAACCACCAGAAGAAAAGCCTAAAGTAGATAATACACCTATCGTTGCTGTTGAAAATATTTCAGTAGCGCCAATGACCTTAGAGGTTAGTTCATACGGTATTGTTAAACCTAAATATGAAACCCAGTTGGTTGCGCAAGTGAGTGGCCAAATTGTTGAATTGAGCGATGTTTTTGTTCGCGGTGGTTTTGTTAAAAAAGGTGAACTCTTAGCACGTATTGATCCGAGTGATTATCAAGCTGCCTTGATTGATGCTCAAGCAACTATGGCTACGGCAAGAGCGGCATTAGAAACTGAGGTTGCACAAGGTAAGGTTGCTGAACGTGAGTGGAAGCAAATTACTGATAGCTCGCCAACTGAATTGAGTTTACGTAAGCCACAATTAGCACAAGAGTTAGCACGTGTTAAGGCAGCGCAAGCGGCAATTTTAAGAGCTGAGCGTAATTTAGAAAGAACGGAAATTAAAGCGCCATATGATGCCATGATTGATAGCCGAGATATTGGTTTAGGCTCATTTGTAACTACTGGCACACGCATTGGTCATGTGTTAGGAACCGCAGTTGCTGAAGTGCGTTTACCGGTTGCCGATAACCAATTGCAATTTTTGGTGAATAAAGGCGAACAAGCTAATGTGCATTTAAATGGTGTTTTTGCTGGTAAAGCAACCCAGTGGCAAGCACAAATTGCTCGCAGCGAAGGTGTTGTTGATAACAAGAGCCGTATGAGTTATCTGGTTGCTGAAATTAATGATCCTTATCGATTACAAGCCTCAAACAGTGACATTGCGCCAATTCGTTTTGGTAGTTACGTTAATGCTGAAATTGTTGGCACTCAAGTGGCACGAGCAAGTGTTATTCCTCGTTACTTAGTGGTTGATGGTAAGGTTGCCTTATTAGATGCTGAATCAAAATTACATTATGCGCCGATTGATGTTATTCGCCAGCAAGGTAGTAATGTTATTGTTGCTAATGGTTTAGCTGATGGTGATCAGTTAATTATATCAGCATTAGATTACCCTATTGATGGCATGAAACTAGCGTTAGCAGGTGAAGAAACACAACAAGAAAGCTCTGAAGAGCAATCAAGTGAAACACAAGTCGCTAACAATGATTCAGGAGAGTAG
- a CDS encoding efflux RND transporter permease subunit, producing MSTSDKSQHDLNDAENLNRNNIDNIDTNKGLIAWFTRNSIAANLLMVFILVGGFLTINTINKQMFPQVKINWISYAAPYPGAAPQEVEEGITIKIEEALESIQGLKRVITYSNRGYSNGWFEVDTDYDPQLVLEEVKSAIDSISTFPEGMERIKVEREKYRQEVMYISLYGDLSNIELKELGRKIHDEIQQLPLINVSEFFSGLSYEISVEVSKDKLREYDLSFRDVAEAVRGHSRNMSAGQIRAENGYINLRVEEQAYRGHEFEQIPVVTLEDGTKILLGDLATIIDGFEEGLQYSKFNGKNSVTFFIGAAENQSITDVAAVVNKFVEKKSEALPQGVKLETWVDMTYYLEGRLDMMMDNMKSGAVLVFLMLALFLRVRLAFWVMMGLPVCFLGTLLVMPMEFVNVTINITSLFAFILVLGIVVDDAIVMGESAHDEIEQRGHSVDNVIRGVKRVAMPATFGVLTTIAVFLPFVLDNDPGAAFSKSIGFVVVFCLIFSLIESKLILPAHLAQMKVKKFNPKNPLDRLRAVVDGSLKRFIDNVYRPSLTVCIKYRYGVLMFFISIMLLSAGLFQGGMVRFIGQPKIPHDFPRISVEMNIDASEKATLAAVLNIQNVLYRIDQEIEAEHGNGMISDMQVDLQSRTSGQVMVKLVDPELRAMDTFQLADKWRNAIPNYPGVKSLTISDNLFGGGRDDGDIAFRLESQNDAQLLAAAKELKAKLNSLKGVGDVNDSRQTSAKEVQFELKPLAYSMGLTLADIASQVSYSFYGLEAQRILRDTEEIKVMVRYPQAERSSVGHVDDVMIQAPNGAELPLSELADIILTDGVTRIRRENGNRTINVWASVDAEQVEPFKVANDIRDNFIPQLLRQFPLVKSEVTGSIQEEMDSINNQLRDFAISLMVIFSLLAIPLKSYSQAVMIMVVIPFGIIGSVFGHLILGMDLNALSVMGILAAAGVVVNDSLVMVDYVNNARKRGETIKDAVIHAGTKRFRAILLTSLTTFIGLVPIIFFETSMQAQIVIPMAVSLSFGVLFATIVTLGLIPCLYLIIEDIRSLFSRKKKKQVEQDKAETVTA from the coding sequence ATGAGCACTTCTGATAAATCACAGCATGATTTAAATGATGCTGAAAATTTAAATCGCAATAATATTGATAATATAGATACCAATAAAGGCCTTATCGCTTGGTTTACTCGCAATAGTATTGCGGCAAACTTATTAATGGTATTTATTTTGGTGGGTGGCTTTTTAACCATTAACACCATTAATAAACAAATGTTCCCGCAGGTTAAAATTAACTGGATTTCTTATGCTGCGCCTTATCCTGGCGCTGCACCACAAGAGGTGGAAGAAGGGATCACCATAAAAATTGAAGAAGCGTTAGAGTCTATTCAAGGCTTAAAGCGAGTAATCACCTATTCAAATCGTGGCTACTCTAATGGCTGGTTTGAGGTTGATACTGATTATGATCCTCAGTTAGTGCTAGAGGAAGTCAAATCGGCGATCGATTCAATTTCAACCTTCCCTGAAGGTATGGAACGTATCAAGGTTGAGCGCGAAAAGTATCGTCAGGAAGTCATGTATATTAGTTTATATGGCGACTTATCTAATATAGAGCTTAAGGAATTAGGGCGTAAGATTCATGATGAAATTCAACAATTACCCTTAATTAATGTTTCAGAGTTTTTTAGTGGCTTAAGCTATGAAATCTCAGTTGAAGTGAGTAAAGATAAGCTACGTGAGTACGATCTTAGCTTTAGGGATGTTGCTGAAGCGGTACGAGGTCACTCGCGTAATATGTCAGCAGGGCAAATTCGCGCGGAAAATGGCTATATTAACTTACGTGTTGAAGAGCAAGCTTATCGCGGTCATGAATTTGAACAGATCCCAGTAGTGACCTTAGAAGATGGTACTAAAATCTTATTAGGTGATTTAGCAACCATCATAGATGGTTTCGAAGAAGGCCTACAGTATTCTAAATTTAATGGTAAGAACTCAGTAACTTTCTTTATTGGCGCGGCGGAAAACCAAAGCATCACTGATGTTGCTGCTGTTGTTAATAAGTTTGTCGAAAAGAAATCTGAAGCATTACCACAAGGTGTCAAGTTAGAGACTTGGGTTGATATGACCTACTACCTTGAAGGTCGTCTCGATATGATGATGGATAACATGAAAAGTGGTGCTGTGCTGGTTTTCTTAATGTTAGCGTTATTCTTACGTGTGCGATTAGCCTTCTGGGTAATGATGGGCTTACCTGTTTGTTTCTTAGGTACTTTATTGGTTATGCCAATGGAGTTCGTTAATGTCACCATTAATATTACCAGCTTGTTTGCCTTTATCTTAGTACTAGGTATTGTTGTTGATGATGCCATAGTTATGGGGGAAAGTGCCCATGATGAAATCGAGCAACGTGGTCATAGTGTCGATAATGTTATTCGTGGTGTAAAGCGTGTCGCTATGCCGGCAACCTTTGGCGTATTAACTACTATCGCGGTATTTTTACCATTTGTGCTTGATAATGATCCCGGAGCAGCCTTTAGTAAATCCATTGGTTTTGTTGTGGTATTTTGTCTGATCTTCTCACTAATAGAGTCAAAATTAATTTTGCCGGCGCATTTAGCGCAAATGAAGGTGAAAAAATTCAACCCTAAAAATCCATTAGATAGATTACGTGCCGTAGTTGATGGTTCATTAAAACGTTTCATTGATAATGTTTATCGTCCAAGTTTAACTGTGTGTATTAAATATCGTTATGGTGTATTGATGTTCTTTATTAGCATCATGCTGTTAAGTGCCGGACTTTTCCAAGGTGGAATGGTGCGCTTTATCGGTCAACCTAAAATTCCACACGATTTCCCTCGTATTTCAGTGGAAATGAACATAGATGCCTCAGAAAAGGCGACTTTAGCTGCGGTATTAAATATTCAAAATGTACTATATCGCATTGACCAAGAAATTGAAGCTGAGCATGGTAATGGCATGATCTCTGATATGCAGGTGGACTTACAAAGTCGCACCAGTGGTCAGGTAATGGTGAAGTTAGTTGATCCTGAATTACGTGCTATGGATACTTTCCAGTTAGCGGATAAATGGCGTAATGCGATACCTAATTACCCGGGCGTTAAGTCATTAACCATCAGTGATAATTTATTTGGTGGTGGTCGTGATGATGGTGATATTGCCTTTAGACTAGAGTCTCAAAACGATGCCCAGTTACTTGCAGCAGCGAAAGAGCTTAAAGCTAAGCTTAACTCACTAAAAGGGGTGGGTGATGTTAATGACTCACGTCAAACTAGCGCTAAAGAAGTACAGTTTGAGTTAAAACCATTGGCTTATTCAATGGGCTTAACTTTAGCGGATATCGCATCACAAGTTAGTTACAGCTTCTATGGTTTAGAGGCGCAACGTATTTTACGTGATACCGAAGAAATTAAAGTTATGGTACGTTACCCGCAAGCTGAGCGTAGCTCTGTCGGTCATGTTGACGATGTCATGATTCAAGCGCCAAATGGTGCTGAACTACCGCTGTCTGAGTTGGCCGATATTATCTTAACCGATGGTGTTACGCGTATTCGACGTGAAAATGGTAACCGTACCATTAATGTTTGGGCGAGTGTTGACGCTGAACAAGTAGAGCCATTTAAAGTGGCTAACGATATTCGTGATAACTTTATTCCGCAATTACTGCGTCAATTCCCGCTGGTTAAGAGTGAAGTTACAGGTAGCATCCAAGAGGAAATGGATAGCATTAACAATCAATTGCGTGATTTTGCTATTTCCTTGATGGTGATATTCTCGTTATTGGCGATTCCATTAAAGTCTTACTCACAAGCTGTGATGATTATGGTGGTTATTCCATTTGGTATTATTGGCTCAGTATTTGGTCACCTAATTTTAGGCATGGATTTAAATGCCCTTTCTGTGATGGGGATACTGGCGGCGGCAGGTGTTGTCGTAAATGATTCCCTGGTTATGGTGGATTATGTCAATAATGCCAGAAAACGGGGAGAAACCATAAAGGATGCCGTTATTCATGCCGGTACTAAGCGTTTTCGTGCGATATTGCTCACCTCATTAACCACCTTTATTGGTTTAGTGCCTATCATCTTCTTTGAAACCAGTATGCAGGCGCAAATTGTTATTCCTATGGCGGTGTCATTATCTTTCGGGGTATTGTTTGCCACTATAGTGACTTTAGGCTTGATCCCTTGCTTGTACTTGATTATTGAAGATATACGCTCTTTGTTTTCTCGGAAAAAGAAAAAACAAGTTGAGCAAGATAAGGCTGAAACAGTCACTGCTTAG
- a CDS encoding 4'-phosphopantetheinyl transferase family protein, which translates to MQQITLANTLAIDASFQDLESLMKAQQTMCLLVNANTLSISQANALAQQHLQAAEYATFSARRAIQAKKEFVTSRLLIKSFALCFLRQHKSLANHLTLSDFQVYFDEQTLSLQLVYAKQALPLNICLSHSGGYVLLYLSTQSFAVGVDIEKYKAKRDILTLAEHFYHPLESALVKQAGDSAFYRLWTLKEALAKASKQGVADLLAQNTASRLMLYQTCSGVFSLPDEDALYDISIVASQAGSINSVYLCHWADIADLFS; encoded by the coding sequence TTGCAGCAGATAACTTTAGCGAATACATTAGCCATTGACGCTAGCTTTCAAGATCTTGAAAGCTTAATGAAAGCGCAACAAACCATGTGTTTGTTGGTTAATGCCAACACGCTTAGCATCAGCCAAGCAAATGCATTAGCACAGCAGCACTTGCAAGCAGCAGAATATGCAACATTTTCAGCTCGCAGGGCGATTCAGGCGAAAAAGGAGTTTGTCACCAGCCGTTTATTGATAAAATCTTTTGCTTTGTGTTTTTTACGACAGCATAAGTCACTGGCTAACCATCTAACATTAAGCGATTTTCAGGTTTACTTTGATGAACAAACATTAAGCTTACAGCTTGTTTACGCTAAGCAAGCATTACCGCTTAATATCTGCCTTAGTCATAGCGGAGGTTATGTTCTGTTATATTTGTCAACTCAGTCGTTTGCTGTCGGGGTTGATATTGAAAAATATAAGGCTAAGCGAGATATATTGACCTTGGCTGAGCATTTTTATCATCCCCTTGAAAGCGCTTTAGTTAAGCAAGCCGGTGATAGTGCCTTTTATCGTTTATGGACATTAAAAGAAGCATTAGCGAAAGCAAGTAAGCAAGGGGTGGCAGATTTATTGGCGCAAAATACCGCATCAAGGCTAATGCTTTATCAGACCTGCAGTGGAGTGTTTTCACTGCCAGATGAGGATGCCTTATATGATATCAGTATTGTCGCCAGTCAAGCAGGAAGCATTAACTCAGTATATTTATGTCACTGGGCTGATATTGCTGATTTATTTTCATAA
- a CDS encoding lysophospholipid acyltransferase family protein, with product MLKTLNHLWRILATGFCFAMFGLGGVFLTLFVFPLQKLLIRDQDKKKQLARKTVHYTFKFFIGLMAWCRIFEFDLAKAQQLKALNGHLVLANHPSLIDVVVLISIIPNADCVVKAHLFKNPFLRGVVKNTGYISNADPEGLLVDCQASLAAGNNLIIFPEGTRTTPGKKLKFQRGAANIALRCNANENQPLQLTTVLLTLVPSTLTKSESWYQVPERKAQFAAEIMANEIEIPPLQPENVSKQVRELNNTLESFFLQASS from the coding sequence ATGTTGAAAACTCTAAATCATCTCTGGCGTATATTAGCGACAGGTTTTTGTTTTGCCATGTTTGGTTTAGGTGGCGTGTTTTTAACCCTGTTTGTTTTCCCGCTGCAAAAATTACTTATTCGCGATCAAGATAAAAAAAAGCAGCTTGCCCGTAAAACGGTGCACTATACCTTTAAATTTTTTATTGGCTTGATGGCTTGGTGTCGCATATTTGAATTTGATTTAGCCAAGGCACAACAACTTAAAGCGCTAAATGGCCATCTGGTCTTGGCAAATCACCCGTCCTTAATTGATGTTGTTGTGCTGATTTCTATTATTCCAAATGCTGACTGTGTGGTGAAAGCGCATTTATTTAAAAACCCATTTTTACGTGGCGTGGTGAAAAATACTGGCTATATTAGTAATGCTGATCCTGAGGGCTTATTGGTGGATTGCCAAGCATCACTGGCAGCAGGTAATAACTTAATTATTTTCCCCGAAGGTACCCGTACTACACCAGGCAAAAAGTTAAAGTTCCAACGTGGCGCCGCTAATATTGCCTTGCGTTGTAATGCTAATGAAAATCAGCCTTTGCAGTTAACCACAGTGTTACTTACCTTAGTTCCATCAACCTTAACCAAGTCTGAATCTTGGTATCAAGTGCCAGAGAGAAAGGCGCAATTTGCCGCTGAAATTATGGCAAATGAGATTGAAATTCCGCCCTTACAGCCAGAAAACGTGTCAAAGCAAGTACGAGAGTTAAATAACACTTTAGAGTCATTCTTTCTTCAGGCAAGTAGTTAA
- a CDS encoding paraquat-inducible protein A → MKKHLGFFLNLVAIGLFIPGILLPMFSLSMDMTAQVANASLNTDLFAKQLSLLQTVEELYKDERILVAALIFLFSICIPIFKSMLITLAYFKRNTQLERSIYRFVSAIGKWSMADVFVVAVLLAVLSTNHAETASSQQLVLFGFKIDLLISSQTLSAIGQGFYYFVGYCLLSIFATQLGYSGVKSSYRASQPDGETKLTNANSSASI, encoded by the coding sequence ATGAAAAAACACTTAGGCTTCTTTTTAAATCTTGTCGCCATTGGGCTTTTTATTCCGGGTATCTTACTGCCAATGTTTTCCTTGAGCATGGATATGACAGCACAAGTGGCTAATGCCAGTTTAAATACTGATTTATTTGCTAAGCAATTGTCTTTACTGCAAACAGTAGAAGAACTTTATAAAGATGAGAGAATACTGGTTGCTGCTTTGATATTTCTATTCTCTATTTGTATTCCAATATTTAAATCTATGCTGATCACATTGGCTTATTTTAAGCGTAATACTCAGCTTGAACGCAGCATTTATCGCTTTGTTAGTGCCATTGGTAAATGGTCAATGGCTGATGTCTTTGTCGTGGCGGTATTGTTGGCTGTGCTGTCAACAAATCATGCGGAAACCGCTTCAAGTCAGCAGCTGGTATTATTTGGTTTTAAAATTGATTTACTGATATCAAGTCAAACATTATCAGCAATAGGACAAGGCTTTTATTACTTTGTTGGTTATTGTTTATTATCGATTTTTGCTACTCAGCTTGGTTACTCAGGTGTTAAATCGAGTTACAGAGCATCACAGCCTGATGGTGAAACTAAGTTAACTAATGCAAATAGCAGCGCTAGCATCTAG
- a CDS encoding helix-turn-helix domain-containing protein, whose product MTINSQLLLMLSALGALNGFLISAYFFFTKPVNLANRFLALMLLMFSVRILKSVLFYFNPEIDKVILQVGLTACFFIGPFLFLYCASKMQQLAKQPLPWQLHIALLASTSLLIGFIYPYQDNEALWGVFYRFINYIWLLYILLSARLLMPFFKGLTAKKARNKQDIWLLSVFIGNIIIWLAYFTASYTSYIVGALSFSFILYLTGLLTFTIKSKAVEQQTKKYANKEISANEAEQKLQQLDAMMQEQQLFKNANLTLPMLAKRLGVSVPYLSQLLNDNVKSSFADYINSFRIEEAKNLLISEHRLTMELIAERCGFNSQSTFYSTFKKFTEKTPAKYRKENQ is encoded by the coding sequence ATGACTATCAATAGCCAGTTGTTACTGATGTTGAGCGCGCTTGGTGCGCTTAATGGCTTTTTAATATCAGCGTACTTTTTTTTCACTAAACCGGTGAACTTAGCGAATCGTTTTCTAGCGCTGATGTTATTAATGTTCAGTGTTAGGATATTGAAGTCAGTACTGTTTTATTTTAATCCAGAAATAGACAAGGTGATTTTGCAAGTTGGTTTAACGGCATGCTTTTTTATCGGACCATTTCTATTTCTCTATTGTGCTAGCAAGATGCAGCAATTGGCTAAGCAGCCGCTACCTTGGCAGCTGCACATAGCTTTATTAGCCAGCACTAGTTTGCTTATTGGTTTTATTTACCCCTACCAAGATAATGAAGCCTTATGGGGCGTATTTTATCGGTTCATTAATTACATTTGGCTGCTTTATATTTTATTGTCTGCCAGGCTGTTAATGCCATTTTTTAAAGGCTTAACGGCTAAAAAAGCGCGTAATAAACAAGATATTTGGTTGTTGAGTGTTTTTATCGGTAACATCATTATTTGGCTGGCTTATTTTACCGCGTCTTATACCTCATACATTGTTGGTGCTTTATCATTTTCATTTATTCTTTATTTAACTGGGTTATTAACCTTTACCATTAAAAGTAAAGCGGTAGAGCAACAAACAAAGAAGTATGCAAATAAGGAAATATCGGCCAACGAAGCCGAGCAAAAATTGCAACAATTAGATGCTATGATGCAAGAGCAGCAGTTGTTCAAAAATGCCAATTTGACCTTGCCTATGCTAGCGAAACGCTTAGGGGTATCGGTGCCTTATTTGTCGCAGTTACTCAATGATAATGTTAAATCATCGTTTGCTGACTATATAAATAGCTTTCGTATTGAAGAGGCAAAAAATTTATTAATCAGTGAACACCGATTAACGATGGAGTTAATTGCTGAGCGTTGTGGCTTTAATTCTCAATCAACCTTTTATAGCACCTTCAAAAAATTTACGGAAAAAACACCTGCTAAATATCGTAAGGAAAATCAGTAA
- a CDS encoding nuclear transport factor 2 family protein, with protein sequence MKAKLKLLIFIAGIMNFLSIFSAYGQSHDKAIRVALNDYLNGSSYNQAAQIKRAFHPKAHLLLAKADVPFWQVPVDEYASWFTKAQAGKFNGRIGEILAIDYVGDVATAKAEILIPTKGLRYVDLFLLKNIDNKWQIISKTATSETSNHHGKRILFILSNAHFHGNLNKPAGASFSEIVNAFDTFKAAGYTVDFVSPQGGAVPLAYINTSEPLHKKYIYDQDFMYALANTQKPEDIEPAKYRAVHYVGGSSAMYGVADNKLIQQISMEIYEQHKGIISSVCHGTAGIAHLKTKDGQYLVAGKRISGYPDEYENKEAAYFKQFPFWIQKTIEDRGGDFRFSARNKVHVEVDGRVITGQNYVSSAAVAEKIIEQLKAG encoded by the coding sequence ATGAAAGCTAAACTTAAACTGCTAATTTTTATTGCTGGAATAATGAATTTTTTATCCATTTTTTCAGCTTACGGTCAGTCACACGACAAAGCGATACGTGTCGCCCTGAATGATTATCTAAATGGCTCTTCTTATAATCAAGCTGCGCAAATTAAGCGCGCCTTCCATCCTAAGGCTCATTTATTACTGGCAAAAGCTGATGTGCCTTTTTGGCAAGTGCCAGTAGATGAATATGCCAGTTGGTTTACTAAAGCCCAAGCGGGCAAGTTTAATGGCCGTATTGGTGAGATTTTGGCAATTGATTATGTTGGCGATGTTGCCACCGCCAAGGCTGAGATTTTAATACCGACAAAAGGTCTTCGTTATGTCGATTTATTTTTGCTGAAAAACATTGATAACAAATGGCAAATTATCAGCAAAACAGCGACGAGCGAAACCAGTAATCATCACGGTAAGCGGATACTATTCATCTTATCGAATGCTCATTTTCATGGTAATTTGAATAAGCCAGCAGGGGCTAGCTTTTCAGAAATTGTTAATGCCTTTGATACCTTTAAAGCGGCAGGATATACGGTTGATTTTGTTAGTCCGCAAGGTGGCGCGGTACCGCTAGCTTACATTAATACCTCTGAGCCACTTCATAAAAAGTATATTTATGATCAGGATTTTATGTATGCCTTAGCCAATACTCAAAAGCCAGAGGATATTGAGCCTGCTAAGTATCGAGCAGTGCATTATGTTGGTGGTAGTAGCGCCATGTATGGTGTTGCTGATAATAAGCTGATACAGCAAATATCCATGGAAATATACGAACAGCACAAGGGCATTATTTCATCTGTGTGTCATGGTACGGCAGGCATTGCGCATCTAAAAACTAAAGATGGTCAATATTTGGTTGCCGGTAAGCGCATTAGTGGCTACCCAGATGAGTATGAAAACAAAGAGGCGGCATACTTTAAGCAATTTCCATTTTGGATCCAAAAAACCATTGAAGACAGAGGCGGTGATTTTCGCTTTAGCGCTCGAAACAAAGTGCATGTTGAAGTGGATGGTCGGGTGATCACAGGACAAAATTATGTGTCGTCAGCGGCAGTAGCAGAAAAGATTATCGAGCAGTTAAAAGCGGGTTAG
- a CDS encoding BtrH N-terminal domain-containing protein, with amino-acid sequence MKDIIIDIKHQQSSHCETGVVSTLLRSKGLDISEPMAFGLSSAMTFVYLPMVKIGGLPLIAYRMPPKAIIKSVCKKLNIELETRKFSDQAKGMQALDDELAKGNLVGLQTSVYWLPYFPEDMRFHFNAHNLIVYGKTAQGNYLISDPVFEHVVECPAEDLQRARFAKGALAAKGLMYVVRNVPKQVDLTPHIYAAVNKTAKMMNGLLLPFFGNKGIRHLAKKINKLTKEKPKYQKLFLGNIVRMQEEIGTGGAGFRFMFASFLDEAAKLTGDKQLQAAAKQGTEVGDNWREFAMDAVLFCKKRKDLSLTQVSEKLISCADQEKSLREKLLSIKAA; translated from the coding sequence ATGAAAGATATAATTATTGATATTAAACACCAGCAATCATCACACTGTGAAACCGGTGTTGTTTCCACTTTATTGCGTAGCAAAGGTTTAGATATTTCTGAGCCTATGGCGTTTGGTTTATCCTCTGCAATGACCTTTGTTTACCTTCCTATGGTAAAAATTGGTGGCTTACCGTTAATTGCTTATCGTATGCCGCCAAAGGCCATTATAAAGTCTGTATGTAAAAAACTTAATATTGAGCTGGAAACCCGTAAGTTTTCTGATCAAGCAAAAGGCATGCAAGCCTTAGATGATGAATTAGCCAAGGGTAACTTAGTTGGCCTGCAAACCTCAGTGTATTGGTTGCCGTATTTTCCTGAAGATATGCGTTTTCATTTTAATGCTCATAACCTGATTGTTTACGGTAAAACAGCGCAAGGTAACTACTTAATCAGCGACCCTGTATTTGAACATGTAGTAGAATGCCCGGCAGAAGACTTACAACGCGCCCGTTTTGCTAAAGGCGCATTAGCTGCTAAAGGCTTAATGTACGTAGTGCGTAATGTACCTAAGCAAGTTGATTTAACACCGCACATTTATGCTGCCGTTAACAAAACAGCCAAAATGATGAATGGTTTATTATTACCTTTCTTTGGTAACAAAGGCATCAGACACTTAGCGAAGAAAATCAATAAACTTACAAAAGAAAAGCCTAAATATCAAAAGCTTTTTCTTGGTAATATCGTGCGTATGCAAGAAGAAATTGGTACTGGCGGCGCAGGTTTTCGCTTTATGTTTGCCAGCTTTCTTGATGAAGCAGCCAAGCTAACTGGTGATAAACAACTTCAAGCCGCGGCTAAGCAAGGCACTGAGGTAGGTGATAATTGGCGTGAATTTGCTATGGATGCGGTATTATTTTGTAAAAAGCGTAAAGATTTAAGCTTAACTCAAGTCTCTGAAAAGCTTATTAGCTGTGCCGACCAAGAAAAATCGCTAAGAGAAAAGCTGCTATCAATAAAAGCAGCTTAG